One genomic region from Blastopirellula marina encodes:
- a CDS encoding LacI family DNA-binding transcriptional regulator, whose amino-acid sequence MSDVAREANVSVSTASRVLNGLAEKYRISQSTAQLVRESAEKLDFRPSQVARSLRLKRTGLLGIVVPDLSNTFFSSIARAVTISAEADGFSAILADSGGSVEKEKQLIDQLVDRSVEALVVCPIGLSFEHLERVHHHGTPLVLVDRCKACSEMVQVTSDHIAGTLLAMKLLLENGHRHIGVLQGIAGTLPCDQRLLGVQEALAEVDIEFDSAMVAGDQFTYESGYRSARQLLTTHPEITALFAMSTPNAFGAYQAAVELGLRVPDDISLVCFDDVAFADFMQVPLTTISQDVPELGRLAATLVTQQLLSGEVPSQKLHKLPVTLLTRASVGKVPPS is encoded by the coding sequence TTGAGCGACGTTGCACGCGAGGCAAACGTAAGTGTCTCGACTGCCTCCCGTGTTCTCAATGGGCTGGCAGAAAAGTACCGGATCAGTCAATCAACTGCCCAACTGGTGCGTGAATCGGCAGAGAAGCTCGACTTTCGTCCCAGCCAGGTAGCTCGCTCCTTACGTCTGAAACGCACTGGTCTGTTAGGGATCGTCGTACCTGATCTCTCCAATACCTTTTTCTCGTCGATTGCCCGCGCGGTGACTATCTCGGCTGAAGCAGATGGTTTCTCGGCGATTCTAGCCGACAGTGGCGGCTCCGTTGAAAAAGAGAAACAGCTGATCGACCAGCTAGTCGACCGTAGCGTGGAAGCCTTGGTCGTTTGTCCGATCGGACTGAGCTTCGAACATCTCGAGCGCGTTCACCATCATGGGACCCCGCTGGTGCTCGTCGATCGCTGCAAGGCATGCTCAGAAATGGTTCAAGTTACGTCCGATCACATCGCAGGAACACTGCTGGCGATGAAGTTGTTATTGGAAAACGGCCACCGTCACATCGGTGTGCTGCAGGGAATCGCTGGCACGCTCCCTTGCGATCAACGACTGCTAGGGGTTCAAGAAGCCCTCGCCGAAGTCGATATTGAGTTCGATTCGGCTATGGTTGCCGGCGATCAATTCACCTATGAATCGGGTTACAGATCTGCGCGCCAACTGCTGACAACCCATCCCGAAATCACTGCACTGTTTGCCATGAGTACGCCCAACGCGTTTGGCGCATATCAAGCCGCTGTTGAACTGGGGCTACGCGTGCCGGACGATATCTCGTTGGTTTGTTTCGACGACGTCGCGTTTGCTGACTTCATGCAAGTTCCGTTGACGACCATATCGCAAGATGTGCCGGAACTGGGGCGCTTGGCGGCTACACTCGTCACCCAACAACTATTAAGCGGTGAAGTCCCCTCGCAAAAACTGCACAAGCTACCTGTCACTCTCCTCACTCGAGCATCTGTTGGAAAGGTGCCCCCATCATGA
- a CDS encoding arylsulfatase: protein MKSIVLLTIGLIFGSYMLAPSTVCAVERPNVIVIMTDDQGYGEFSCTGNPITSTPNIDRLAQEGVRFVDFHVSPMCTPTRGQLLSGLDAFRNGAINVSSGRTLLRPELKTMANMFQDAGYRTGHFGKWHLGDNYPFRPEDRGFDEALWFPSSHINSVPDYWDNDYFEDTYIHNTKREKYEGYCTDVFFGEAMKWIDNPQDNRPFFTYIALNAAHWPWFVPDSYRDAIRAAMNSHPEVGKSLGPNQRKDLVSFLAMGANIDDNVGLLDQFLEKIEQKENTIVVFLTDNGSTMGIHYYNAQMRGHKTTLWEGGHRVPCFIRWPSGINNPGEIDTLCHVQDLMPTLADLCRITTHLPAKLDGTSLRPLIDDRTSELTDRMLVINYSRMPSFKVTYTTENPAIPHRDGACVMWKHWRLIENRELYNVQNDIHQDHNVADKHPDIVAKMRSHLDRWWDEVKDDVLEPQSVIIGSDAENPILLSGCEWLDVFVDQQIQIRRGVRKNGAWHVQVDQPGLYEFELRRWPRESGLELAKGCAAKEVTDGTFIAGTALPIHAAKLRLSDNVKVLDTPNQTKTAFITQQHLSKGPMEIQSYLLNESGDEVCGAYYLYVKRLTP, encoded by the coding sequence ATGAAATCAATTGTGTTACTGACAATTGGACTGATCTTTGGTAGCTACATGTTAGCGCCGAGTACTGTCTGTGCGGTCGAGCGTCCTAACGTCATCGTGATTATGACCGATGACCAGGGGTATGGTGAATTCTCGTGCACTGGAAATCCCATCACAAGCACACCCAATATCGATCGCCTGGCCCAAGAAGGTGTGCGGTTCGTCGACTTTCACGTTTCTCCCATGTGTACGCCAACTCGTGGGCAACTGTTGAGTGGCCTGGATGCGTTTCGCAATGGTGCAATCAACGTCAGCAGCGGCCGAACTTTGCTACGACCTGAATTGAAAACGATGGCAAATATGTTCCAGGACGCAGGCTATCGGACAGGGCACTTTGGCAAGTGGCATTTGGGAGACAACTATCCATTTCGGCCTGAAGACCGGGGATTTGACGAGGCCCTCTGGTTCCCCTCTTCACATATCAACAGTGTGCCCGACTATTGGGACAACGACTACTTCGAAGATACCTATATTCACAACACGAAACGCGAAAAGTACGAAGGATACTGTACCGATGTCTTCTTTGGCGAAGCGATGAAGTGGATTGATAACCCCCAAGATAACCGTCCCTTCTTCACTTACATCGCTTTGAACGCTGCCCACTGGCCATGGTTCGTGCCCGATTCATACCGCGATGCAATTCGCGCGGCCATGAACTCCCATCCGGAAGTGGGGAAGTCACTCGGGCCGAATCAAAGGAAGGACCTTGTCAGCTTCTTAGCGATGGGTGCGAACATCGACGACAACGTGGGACTTCTGGACCAGTTCCTAGAGAAGATTGAGCAAAAGGAAAATACGATCGTCGTATTCCTGACCGACAACGGCAGCACAATGGGCATTCACTATTACAACGCCCAGATGCGAGGCCACAAGACGACATTGTGGGAAGGTGGACATCGCGTTCCATGCTTCATTCGCTGGCCGAGCGGCATTAACAATCCAGGTGAGATCGATACGCTTTGTCATGTTCAAGATCTGATGCCAACTTTGGCGGACCTATGCAGGATCACAACGCATTTGCCAGCGAAACTGGACGGAACAAGCTTACGCCCCTTGATTGACGATCGTACAAGCGAACTGACTGACCGTATGTTGGTAATCAACTATAGCCGGATGCCGAGTTTTAAAGTGACCTACACGACAGAGAATCCGGCTATTCCTCACCGCGACGGTGCCTGTGTTATGTGGAAGCATTGGCGGTTGATCGAGAATCGCGAGCTATACAACGTCCAGAACGACATCCACCAGGATCACAACGTAGCGGACAAGCATCCGGATATCGTCGCCAAGATGCGTTCGCACCTTGATCGCTGGTGGGATGAAGTCAAAGACGACGTGCTTGAACCGCAGAGTGTGATTATAGGAAGTGACGCAGAAAACCCGATTTTGCTTTCCGGCTGCGAATGGCTGGATGTGTTCGTCGACCAACAAATTCAAATTCGACGCGGGGTCCGGAAGAACGGAGCCTGGCACGTTCAAGTCGATCAGCCGGGTTTATATGAGTTTGAACTTCGGCGCTGGCCTAGAGAAAGCGGCCTGGAACTCGCAAAAGGTTGCGCGGCGAAGGAGGTAACCGATGGAACCTTTATCGCAGGCACCGCACTACCGATCCACGCGGCCAAGCTTCGCCTTAGCGATAACGTAAAGGTACTCGATACGCCGAATCAGACGAAAACGGCGTTTATCACCCAACAGCATCTCTCGAAAGGCCCCATGGAAATTCAATCTTATTTGTTGAATGAGAGTGGGGATGAGGTCTGCGGTGCATATTACCTATACGTGAAACGCCTGACACCCTAG
- a CDS encoding nucleoside hydrolase has product MKRELLLRLLLASIGLFSPQALLADEPQVPIPLIFDTDLGNDCDDVLALAMIHALQSRDECELLAVTITKDHELAAPFADCINTFYGRGDIPIGVCQSGVTPEQGKFNGLASATDSDQPRFPHDLKSGKQAPKAVDVLRKALAESKDGSVVICQVGFSTNLANLLDSPADDISSLSGLELVKQKVRLLSVMAAAFQKIPDKTGEPKPYREYNVFKDIPSARRLFSKWPTPIIWSGFEIGLNLTYPHESIERDFDYVAHHPVSEAYVLYNPPPHNRPTWDLTSVLVAVRPDHHYFDLSPAGRVTVLEDGYTTFEPKEGGRDRYLILRDDQKARAIEALTLLSSEPPHRSPGTSAVER; this is encoded by the coding sequence ATGAAACGCGAACTATTGTTAAGGCTGTTGCTGGCAAGCATCGGGCTGTTCTCACCCCAGGCATTGCTGGCCGATGAACCCCAAGTCCCGATTCCCTTGATTTTTGATACCGATCTTGGCAACGATTGCGACGATGTGCTGGCGTTGGCAATGATTCACGCACTTCAGTCGCGCGACGAATGCGAACTTCTGGCGGTCACTATTACCAAAGACCATGAATTAGCCGCTCCGTTTGCCGATTGCATCAATACGTTTTATGGAAGAGGCGACATTCCCATTGGTGTTTGTCAAAGCGGTGTTACTCCGGAACAAGGCAAGTTCAATGGACTGGCATCAGCTACCGATAGTGATCAGCCGCGATTCCCCCACGACCTGAAGTCTGGTAAGCAAGCCCCTAAAGCCGTCGATGTCCTGCGCAAGGCCTTAGCCGAATCGAAGGATGGTTCGGTCGTCATTTGCCAAGTCGGATTCTCTACTAACCTGGCAAATCTGCTGGATTCGCCAGCGGATGATATCAGCTCGCTGTCAGGCCTTGAGCTGGTCAAGCAGAAGGTTCGGCTGCTTTCTGTTATGGCCGCCGCGTTTCAGAAAATCCCCGATAAGACCGGCGAACCTAAGCCATATCGCGAGTACAACGTTTTCAAGGATATTCCTTCGGCCCGTCGACTCTTCTCGAAATGGCCCACCCCCATCATCTGGAGCGGGTTTGAAATTGGCCTGAATCTGACTTATCCCCACGAAAGCATTGAACGCGACTTTGACTATGTCGCACACCATCCGGTCTCGGAAGCATACGTACTGTACAATCCGCCCCCACATAATCGTCCGACCTGGGATTTAACGTCGGTACTGGTGGCCGTTCGCCCCGATCACCACTACTTCGATCTTTCACCTGCCGGCAGGGTAACCGTGCTTGAGGACGGCTACACAACGTTCGAGCCAAAAGAGGGTGGACGCGATCGCTACCTGATTTTGCGAGATGATCAGAAAGCTCGTGCCATCGAAGCATTGACGCTTCTTTCCAGCGAGCCTCCACATAGATCGCCAGGCACATCCGCTGTTGAAAGGTAG
- a CDS encoding sugar ABC transporter ATP-binding protein — MNDSSSNLLKVTGITKQYGESLVLRDGSLTVCEGEIHALLGGNGAGKSTLVRIIAGLVHPTSGEMSIQGEAYHPLSKREAEAAGIEIVQQEFNLISTLSVAENLLLTRLPGLGGVIWQRELHRLSREALDRLDLKDIPTDAIVETLGVGQQQMIEIAAALYRECRLLILDEPTAALSAAEADSLFLWLSKLRSEGVGIIYISHRLDEVKRISDRISFLRDGTMVGTYDTAELTTDEMVELMTGDHPQVSHAQTTKQRKSDDAVKVSSTFSLRVENLSGGMVENVSFQVRRGECLGIAGLVGSGRTELMRLIFGADTASSGTVYVSDDDTPRRFRHPHEAVAAGIAMVTEDRKKNGLLLSQSIRVNTTLAAMSSRFSQAGLIRFQAEQKATEHYCQSLEVRCTDDQQPTGTLSGGNQQKVVIARWLGTDASVYLFDEPTRGIDVPARKRIYRLIDSLAAEGKGIVIVSSDLEELFETCDRIAVMSNGTLVKVFERQDMSHDLIMQAAFSGYRARSVEA, encoded by the coding sequence GTGAACGATTCGTCGTCGAACCTGCTGAAAGTCACCGGCATAACCAAACAATATGGCGAATCGTTAGTCCTGCGCGACGGCTCTCTAACTGTTTGTGAAGGGGAGATCCATGCACTCTTAGGAGGCAACGGAGCAGGAAAAAGTACCTTGGTGCGGATTATCGCTGGGCTGGTTCACCCTACATCCGGCGAAATGTCCATCCAGGGAGAGGCCTATCATCCGCTGTCAAAACGTGAAGCCGAAGCCGCCGGAATCGAAATAGTTCAGCAGGAATTCAATCTCATCTCCACGTTGAGCGTCGCTGAAAACCTGTTGCTGACCAGGCTGCCTGGCCTTGGGGGCGTCATATGGCAGCGAGAACTCCATCGCCTCTCCCGCGAGGCACTCGACCGACTCGATCTCAAAGATATTCCGACCGATGCAATCGTTGAAACCCTGGGTGTTGGTCAGCAACAGATGATCGAAATTGCTGCCGCACTCTATCGGGAGTGTCGCCTGCTAATCTTGGATGAACCGACCGCTGCGTTAAGTGCCGCCGAAGCTGACTCCTTGTTCCTATGGCTGAGTAAACTGCGATCCGAGGGGGTAGGTATCATTTACATCAGCCATCGTTTGGACGAGGTCAAGCGTATTTCCGATCGAATCTCATTCTTACGCGATGGAACGATGGTCGGAACCTACGACACAGCCGAACTTACCACCGACGAAATGGTCGAACTGATGACCGGCGATCATCCGCAGGTTTCCCATGCACAGACAACAAAGCAACGGAAGTCAGATGATGCCGTCAAAGTGTCATCTACCTTTTCCCTACGCGTCGAGAACCTTTCTGGCGGGATGGTCGAGAATGTCTCCTTTCAGGTTCGCCGCGGAGAATGCCTTGGAATCGCTGGTTTGGTTGGCTCGGGTCGTACGGAACTAATGCGATTAATTTTCGGTGCTGATACAGCCTCGTCCGGAACTGTCTATGTGTCAGACGACGATACACCGCGGCGGTTTCGCCATCCCCATGAAGCAGTCGCAGCGGGCATCGCGATGGTAACCGAAGACCGCAAGAAGAATGGCTTGCTGCTTTCTCAATCCATACGAGTCAACACAACCCTGGCTGCCATGAGCAGCCGGTTCAGCCAGGCCGGCCTGATCCGGTTTCAAGCGGAACAGAAAGCGACCGAACACTATTGTCAATCGCTGGAAGTCCGCTGCACCGACGACCAGCAACCTACCGGAACGCTAAGCGGCGGAAACCAGCAGAAGGTTGTCATTGCACGCTGGTTAGGAACCGACGCCAGCGTGTATCTATTCGACGAACCTACGCGAGGCATCGATGTTCCGGCACGCAAGCGAATTTATAGACTTATCGATTCGCTGGCGGCCGAAGGGAAGGGGATTGTGATCGTCAGTAGTGACCTGGAAGAGCTTTTCGAGACTTGTGATCGAATCGCCGTGATGTCCAATGGAACATTAGTAAAGGTCTTTGAACGACAAGACATGTCCCACGATTTGATCATGCAAGCTGCCTTTTCTGGTTACCGTGCACGGAGTGTCGAAGCATGA
- a CDS encoding sugar ABC transporter substrate-binding protein, which produces MKQIVPGLLLLVLLLGCKSEDSSSTAGNGASSEVKKPRIALIMKSLANEFFSNMADGAKSYQAENPDQFDLVVNGIKDERDISRQVSLVEEMIASNVDAIVIAPADSKALVPVLRRAKKAGVIVINIDNRLDAEVLAAENVVIPFVGPDNKAGAKKVGDYLANKLASGDAVCILEGVRTSFNGQQRLTGFQEAMDEAQIKVVDHQSAEWEMSKANTIASSMLSEHPEVKAILAANDSMALGAVAAVKGAGRSDDVMIVGFDNISAVQQAIKEDKIIATADQHGDQLAVYGIQNALILIENPDAAVEDVETPVDLITKESLSP; this is translated from the coding sequence ATGAAACAAATAGTTCCAGGCCTATTACTACTCGTGCTCCTGCTTGGCTGCAAGTCGGAAGACTCGTCGTCGACTGCAGGAAACGGAGCGTCGTCTGAAGTCAAAAAACCACGCATCGCTTTGATCATGAAGTCGCTCGCCAACGAGTTTTTCTCGAACATGGCCGACGGTGCCAAGAGCTATCAGGCCGAGAATCCTGACCAGTTCGACCTTGTGGTAAACGGTATCAAAGACGAACGCGATATCAGCCGGCAGGTGTCGCTGGTGGAAGAGATGATCGCCAGTAACGTCGACGCGATCGTGATTGCTCCAGCTGACTCAAAGGCACTCGTGCCCGTTTTACGCAGGGCGAAGAAGGCAGGCGTGATCGTGATCAATATTGACAATCGACTCGATGCCGAGGTGCTCGCCGCGGAGAACGTCGTGATTCCGTTTGTGGGGCCCGACAACAAAGCAGGGGCAAAGAAAGTCGGCGACTATCTGGCAAACAAACTGGCATCTGGCGATGCCGTGTGCATCCTGGAAGGTGTCCGCACTTCTTTCAACGGTCAGCAGCGACTGACTGGGTTTCAGGAAGCGATGGACGAGGCACAAATCAAGGTGGTAGATCACCAATCAGCCGAATGGGAAATGAGTAAGGCGAATACCATTGCATCGTCGATGCTTAGCGAACACCCAGAAGTCAAAGCGATCCTGGCCGCCAATGACAGCATGGCACTGGGAGCCGTCGCCGCGGTGAAGGGAGCTGGTCGATCGGACGACGTGATGATTGTTGGGTTCGATAATATCTCAGCGGTTCAGCAGGCCATTAAGGAAGACAAGATCATCGCGACGGCGGACCAACACGGAGATCAACTGGCCGTCTACGGAATTCAAAATGCTCTGATATTGATTGAGAACCCCGACGCGGCGGTCGAAGACGTAGAAACGCCTGTCGATCTGATCACGAAGGAGTCGCTATCTCCGTGA
- a CDS encoding DUF1552 domain-containing protein yields MTPSWHIDRRHVLRGLGSFITLPLLNCMRPAFGEALEPPRRSAFIYIPNGVNTLDYQITTPGEKYTLSRTLQSLEKHRSVITPISGMHHPGGLGHHHNCQKIWLTGGQLGPTDRNTISVDQKMAEVTSPHTRFHSLEIANKGESLAWTADGIRLPGMSRCSEIFAYLFEEPKSGTAAQRRALRRKKSVLDANLEEVRSLERRMGNEDKGRMTQYLTAVRETEVRAKRADAWLDVPRPEILEQDRRRTDREVPQTQAGDYFRTIYDLVVLAFQTDATRVVTFSSGIEGQGLPIPELGISQSRHELSHHNGDPGHMEKLTQSDAFSIEQFSYFLTRLAETPDLNGRPLLETTMSLFGSGMAYGHGHGNANLPLVLAGGSGCGLKHGRHIDLNQGHFDGYELDTPGKHYHLCSRPVNEGAHMSNLLLTMAHKMGVETETFGDSNAELKLG; encoded by the coding sequence ATGACACCCTCCTGGCATATCGATCGCCGTCATGTCCTGCGTGGTCTTGGCAGCTTCATCACGCTCCCACTGCTGAACTGCATGCGGCCTGCGTTCGGTGAAGCCCTGGAGCCGCCCCGGCGCAGTGCATTCATCTACATACCCAATGGCGTCAATACGCTCGACTACCAGATTACCACCCCAGGCGAGAAATACACGCTCTCGCGTACGCTTCAGTCACTGGAGAAACATCGCAGCGTCATCACGCCAATCAGCGGAATGCATCACCCAGGAGGCTTAGGGCATCATCACAATTGCCAGAAGATCTGGCTCACCGGTGGCCAGCTAGGACCGACCGACCGTAACACGATTTCTGTCGACCAGAAGATGGCCGAAGTAACATCACCGCACACTCGTTTTCACTCGCTTGAGATCGCCAACAAGGGCGAGTCGCTGGCCTGGACCGCAGACGGCATTCGCCTGCCTGGTATGAGTCGCTGCAGCGAGATCTTCGCTTACCTCTTCGAAGAGCCGAAGAGCGGTACCGCTGCCCAGCGGCGCGCATTACGCCGCAAGAAGAGCGTGTTGGATGCAAACTTGGAAGAAGTGCGTTCCCTGGAACGACGCATGGGCAATGAAGACAAGGGGCGAATGACCCAATATTTAACAGCTGTGCGCGAGACTGAAGTTCGCGCTAAGCGAGCCGACGCGTGGCTAGATGTTCCACGGCCGGAAATCCTGGAACAGGATCGGCGGCGAACCGATCGTGAAGTACCACAGACTCAGGCAGGAGATTACTTCCGCACGATCTACGATCTTGTTGTGCTCGCGTTTCAGACCGACGCCACACGCGTGGTTACTTTCAGTAGTGGAATCGAAGGGCAGGGACTGCCTATTCCTGAACTCGGTATCTCGCAATCGCGGCACGAACTGAGCCACCACAATGGCGACCCTGGACATATGGAGAAGCTGACACAGAGCGATGCGTTCAGTATCGAGCAGTTTAGCTACTTCCTGACTCGTTTGGCAGAGACGCCTGATCTAAACGGTCGTCCGCTGCTCGAAACGACCATGTCCCTATTTGGCAGCGGAATGGCTTACGGACATGGCCACGGAAACGCAAATTTGCCGCTTGTATTGGCAGGTGGAAGTGGGTGCGGCCTCAAACATGGTCGCCATATCGACCTGAACCAGGGGCATTTTGACGGCTATGAATTGGACACGCCTGGCAAGCACTATCACCTCTGCAGCCGTCCGGTAAACGAAGGAGCTCACATGAGCAATTTACTGCTGACGATGGCGCATAAGATGGGTGTCGAGACCGAAACTTTTGGGGACAGTAATGCGGAACTGAAACTAGGATAA
- the rbsK gene encoding ribokinase, producing MPDSTIPIRVTVAGSINMDLVLRCDHFPQPGTTIVARSYDEISGGKGANQAVSAAKAGAQATMLGRVGEDAFGERLTGRLKEQGIDCRHVLSTPNCESGLAMIMVDPAAQNSIIFIEGANGRFTPEDALGLRDVIESSDVVLLQLEIPLETVREVIRIAKAAKVRVILDPAPVPSALPEALLQVDLICPNEHEAEQLTGITIDSVDRASAAAASLHAKGAQHVVITMGSRGSFLFDENGGRMIPAFITDAVDTTAAGDAFAGALAVYWAQHGDLDQAVRFGNAAGAIAASRMGAQPSMGTRSEIEALWGSIQ from the coding sequence ATGCCAGATTCTACCATTCCGATCAGGGTAACTGTGGCAGGGTCTATCAACATGGATCTTGTACTCCGCTGCGATCATTTTCCCCAGCCTGGTACAACGATCGTCGCTCGTTCGTACGACGAGATATCTGGCGGTAAAGGAGCGAATCAAGCCGTTTCGGCCGCTAAAGCTGGCGCACAAGCTACGATGCTTGGTCGCGTCGGGGAAGATGCCTTCGGCGAGCGTTTGACTGGCAGACTGAAAGAGCAGGGGATCGACTGCCGTCATGTTCTTTCGACTCCCAATTGCGAAAGCGGTTTGGCGATGATCATGGTCGACCCAGCGGCTCAGAATTCGATCATCTTTATTGAGGGTGCCAATGGAAGGTTCACGCCAGAAGATGCGTTAGGACTCCGTGACGTGATTGAATCGAGTGATGTCGTACTGCTTCAGCTCGAGATCCCTCTGGAAACGGTGCGGGAAGTTATACGGATCGCTAAGGCCGCGAAAGTCCGAGTGATCCTCGACCCAGCACCCGTTCCGTCTGCTTTGCCTGAAGCCTTGCTACAGGTCGACTTGATTTGCCCGAATGAACATGAAGCAGAGCAGTTGACAGGAATTACTATCGATTCCGTTGATAGGGCATCCGCTGCGGCAGCTTCACTGCACGCGAAAGGTGCGCAGCATGTTGTCATCACGATGGGGAGCCGTGGTTCTTTTCTATTTGACGAAAATGGCGGACGTATGATTCCTGCATTTATAACCGACGCGGTCGATACGACAGCGGCGGGGGATGCGTTTGCCGGTGCGCTGGCAGTTTACTGGGCCCAGCATGGAGATTTGGACCAGGCGGTACGTTTCGGTAACGCCGCTGGAGCAATAGCTGCGTCACGCATGGGAGCCCAGCCCAGCATGGGCACACGATCTGAAATCGAAGCACTTTGGGGATCCATCCAATGA
- a CDS encoding ABC transporter permease, translated as MNSKAVKEILVQYGGLCVVLVVMVGVFSGLSENFLQRSTFTTIANQIPDLTLVAVGMTFILVVGGIDLSVGSILALSSAVLGALMVDAGWPLWAAIPVCLATGALCGLFNGCVSIGFRIPSFIVTLGMLEIARGATKVVTDSQTKYIGSKVEAIGEPLPYLHLSTAFLLALGAVLVGQFLLSRTVFGRYCIAIGTNEEAVRMSGIRTAPYSVAVFTLSGLLCGLAGLAQTSRLSSADPNAAIGMELLAIAACVIGGTSLMGGRGSVISSFIGVLIISVLQTGLAQIGVSDANKQIITGSVIVVAVLIDSLRNRFRK; from the coding sequence ATGAACTCCAAAGCAGTCAAAGAGATCCTTGTTCAATATGGCGGCCTGTGCGTGGTGCTGGTCGTTATGGTGGGCGTGTTTAGTGGGCTAAGCGAAAACTTCCTGCAAAGATCAACCTTCACGACGATCGCAAACCAGATTCCTGACCTGACGCTCGTTGCTGTTGGAATGACCTTCATCCTAGTAGTCGGCGGAATCGATCTTTCAGTCGGTTCCATACTAGCCTTGTCTTCGGCTGTACTCGGTGCCTTGATGGTAGATGCAGGCTGGCCGCTATGGGCTGCTATTCCCGTCTGCCTGGCGACAGGTGCGCTGTGCGGTCTTTTTAACGGGTGCGTATCGATAGGCTTTCGTATCCCATCGTTCATCGTCACGTTAGGAATGCTGGAGATTGCTCGTGGAGCGACCAAGGTCGTCACTGATTCTCAGACCAAATATATTGGTTCTAAGGTCGAGGCGATCGGTGAACCTCTTCCCTATCTCCATTTATCAACGGCATTCCTGCTTGCTTTGGGAGCCGTACTAGTAGGGCAGTTCCTGCTTTCCAGGACCGTTTTTGGTCGTTACTGCATTGCGATCGGGACAAACGAAGAAGCTGTACGAATGTCCGGCATCCGGACAGCGCCATATTCCGTCGCCGTGTTTACCCTTAGTGGTCTCCTATGTGGACTGGCTGGCCTCGCTCAGACATCACGTCTTTCAAGTGCTGATCCCAATGCGGCTATCGGAATGGAACTACTAGCAATTGCGGCATGCGTGATTGGCGGCACCAGTTTGATGGGTGGCCGGGGGAGCGTGATCAGTTCGTTCATCGGCGTGCTGATCATTTCGGTCCTGCAGACAGGCCTTGCCCAGATCGGCGTATCCGACGCGAACAAGCAAATCATTACGGGCAGCGTGATTGTCGTCGCGGTCCTGATTGACTCCCTTCGCAATCGCTTCCGAAAATGA